One genomic window of Clostridium taeniosporum includes the following:
- the ablB gene encoding putative beta-lysine N-acetyltransferase, with the protein MSANYKLNNTNYYTNINDTKIYVDYINKRVKIIDLNNISIENIKKIIHFSLKENLSKILCNSNVECLKTFFQAGFDLEGKIEGYFKGKDAFLISYFVNNNRRFYNNIDKKNLILDKCLDLKNTYKYNSNNTAYHIRNANENDIEEMIKLFSNVFSTYPSPVYDEEFLRQTMNKKVLYKVATDNDKIIAIASADMDKENLNAEITDCATDPEYRGKGLLSDIVYLLELDLKDKGFIALYSLARAINPGINFVLSKHNYKFRGKLINNCNICGNFEDMNVWVKNINTDLIEN; encoded by the coding sequence ATGAGTGCAAACTATAAATTAAATAATACTAACTATTATACTAATATAAACGATACTAAAATATATGTGGATTATATTAATAAACGTGTGAAAATAATTGACTTAAATAATATCTCAATTGAAAATATAAAAAAAATAATACATTTTTCTTTAAAAGAAAATCTAAGCAAAATCCTTTGTAATAGTAATGTTGAATGCTTAAAAACTTTTTTTCAAGCTGGCTTTGACTTAGAAGGTAAAATTGAAGGTTATTTTAAAGGAAAAGATGCATTTTTAATATCATATTTTGTAAATAATAACAGAAGATTTTATAATAATATTGATAAGAAAAACTTAATATTAGATAAATGCTTAGATTTAAAAAATACGTATAAGTATAATAGCAATAATACTGCATACCATATAAGAAATGCAAATGAAAATGATATAGAGGAAATGATAAAACTATTTTCTAATGTATTTTCAACTTATCCATCTCCAGTTTATGATGAAGAATTTTTAAGGCAAACCATGAATAAAAAAGTTTTATATAAAGTTGCAACAGATAATGATAAAATAATTGCTATAGCTTCAGCAGATATGGATAAGGAAAACTTAAATGCTGAAATTACTGATTGTGCTACTGATCCTGAATATAGAGGTAAAGGGCTATTATCTGATATTGTTTATTTATTGGAATTAGATCTTAAAGATAAAGGATTTATAGCTTTATATAGTTTAGCTAGAGCAATAAATCCAGGTATTAATTTTGTTTTAAGTAAACATAATTACAAATTTAGAGGAAAATTAATAAATAATTGTAATATATGCGGTAACTTTGAAGATATGAACGTTTGGGTAAAAAATATTAATACTGATTTAATTGAAAACTAA
- the ablA gene encoding lysine 2,3-aminomutase, producing MKRNYNDISLWKNVTEDQWNDWKWQISNRITTIDELEQVVNLTPEEKDGIKASLKKLKMAITPYYATLINPNDYSCPIRRQAIPTMDETKISEYDSTDPLHESADSPVPGLTHRYPDRVLLLITEQCSMYCRHCTRRRFAGHEDSSLSTNDILKAIEYIKDHKEVRDVLISGGDALCVSDEKLEFILKELKEIKHVEVIRIGTRVPVVMPQRITTNLCNILKKYHPIWINTHFNHPNEITEESILACKMLADSGIPLGNQSVLLKNINDCPYIMKSLVHKLVMNRVRPYYIYQCDLSQGIEHFRTPVSTGIEIIELLRGHTSGFAVPTFVIDAPGGGGKIPINPQYLVSQSPEKLILRNYEGVLCTYNEPSDKTHECHHCGICDKFKKDDSKGLEQLFKDERVCLIPQSNIRMKRRD from the coding sequence TTGAAAAGAAACTATAATGACATATCTTTATGGAAAAATGTTACAGAAGATCAATGGAATGATTGGAAATGGCAAATTTCTAATAGAATCACCACAATAGATGAATTAGAGCAAGTTGTAAATCTTACTCCTGAAGAAAAAGATGGAATAAAAGCCAGTCTTAAAAAACTCAAAATGGCAATTACTCCATATTATGCAACATTAATTAACCCTAATGATTACAGTTGTCCAATTAGAAGACAAGCCATTCCTACTATGGATGAAACAAAGATATCTGAATATGATAGTACTGATCCTTTACATGAAAGTGCTGACTCTCCTGTTCCCGGATTAACCCATAGATATCCAGATAGAGTTCTTCTTCTAATTACTGAACAATGTTCTATGTATTGCAGGCATTGTACAAGAAGACGATTTGCTGGACATGAAGATAGTTCTCTATCAACTAATGATATCTTAAAAGCCATCGAATATATAAAAGACCATAAAGAAGTACGAGATGTATTAATATCTGGTGGAGATGCACTTTGCGTATCAGATGAAAAGCTTGAATTTATTTTAAAAGAATTAAAAGAAATAAAACATGTTGAAGTTATAAGAATAGGGACAAGAGTACCTGTTGTTATGCCACAAAGAATAACTACTAACCTTTGTAATATTTTAAAAAAATATCATCCTATATGGATTAATACACATTTCAATCATCCAAATGAAATAACTGAAGAGTCTATTTTAGCTTGCAAAATGCTTGCTGATTCTGGAATTCCTCTAGGAAATCAATCTGTTCTGCTAAAAAATATAAATGACTGTCCCTATATTATGAAAAGCTTAGTTCATAAGTTAGTAATGAATAGAGTAAGACCTTATTATATATATCAATGTGATTTATCTCAAGGAATTGAACATTTTAGAACTCCGGTTTCAACAGGTATAGAAATTATAGAACTTTTACGTGGACATACTTCTGGCTTTGCAGTACCAACTTTTGTAATTGATGCTCCAGGCGGTGGTGGTAAAATACCTATTAATCCTCAATACTTAGTATCACAATCACCTGAAAAATTAATACTTAGAAATTATGAAGGTGTATTATGTACTTATAATGAACCATCTGATAAAACCCATGAATGCCATCATTGTGGAATATGTGATAAGTTTAAAAAAGATGATTCTAAAGGATTAGAACAACTTTTTAAGGATGAGAGAGTTTGTCTAATTCCACAAAGTAATATTAGAATGAAAAGGAGGGACTAA
- a CDS encoding cold-shock protein, with protein MSKTTGIVKWFNKEKGYGFISCDGGNDVFAHSSQIKENGSERELHEGESVTFDIQDAEKGPMAINIQKL; from the coding sequence ATGTCTAAAACAACAGGAATAGTTAAATGGTTTAATAAAGAAAAAGGATATGGCTTTATTTCATGTGATGGTGGAAATGATGTTTTTGCACATTCCTCACAAATTAAAGAAAATGGTTCAGAAAGAGAGTTACATGAAGGTGAAAGTGTAACTTTTGATATACAAGATGCTGAAAAAGGCCCAATGGCAATAAATATACAAAAATTATAA
- a CDS encoding MFS transporter: protein MNLIKNKDFCLIIVGNFVSLLGTQMLEIALSLYILKTTGSATKFASVLSIALIPMLLLGPIGGVFVDWFNRKKIIVLLDFLSGISILYYAFEFWINKGLTINQIYLLTIILSTISAIFNPAMNTVIPSVVKKEQLLDANGIHSVSKNTANFLGPMIAGTLFGFCGLLPILILDSASFFISSFSEMFISIPLNVNSENIGVNRFIKDFKEGLAFIKNKKILMNIIIMGLIINFACSPIFSVGFNYISKIDLGVSDYEFGVLNSIIMMAAFFAPILCKIVSKKFKLGKILFLDIFIVSLMYFVVAFICSKRYLGLFSTNSIPYISLVVVGFILILVVSTGNLALNVIIQKETPILYLGRINSVLNTSLMAAIPIGQMIFGVLFDKYPSSICVIISAVILFITVNLFKRSLFEDES from the coding sequence ATGAATTTAATAAAGAATAAGGATTTTTGTTTAATTATTGTAGGGAATTTTGTATCATTATTAGGTACGCAGATGTTAGAAATAGCATTATCTTTATATATACTTAAGACAACAGGATCTGCAACAAAATTTGCATCTGTTTTGTCTATTGCATTAATTCCAATGTTATTGTTAGGACCAATTGGAGGTGTTTTTGTAGATTGGTTTAATAGGAAAAAGATAATTGTTTTATTGGATTTTCTAAGTGGAATCTCAATATTATATTATGCATTTGAATTTTGGATAAATAAAGGTTTAACAATAAATCAAATATATTTATTAACTATAATTCTTTCAACAATATCCGCAATTTTTAATCCGGCTATGAATACAGTTATTCCATCAGTAGTTAAAAAGGAACAACTCTTAGATGCTAATGGCATACATTCAGTTTCAAAAAATACAGCAAATTTTTTAGGACCAATGATTGCAGGAACATTATTTGGTTTTTGTGGATTATTGCCTATACTAATATTAGATTCTGCTAGTTTTTTCATATCTTCTTTTAGTGAGATGTTTATAAGTATTCCTCTTAATGTGAATTCTGAGAACATTGGAGTTAATAGGTTTATTAAAGATTTTAAAGAGGGATTAGCATTTATAAAAAATAAGAAAATACTAATGAATATAATTATAATGGGACTTATAATCAATTTTGCTTGTTCACCTATATTTTCAGTTGGGTTTAATTATATATCCAAAATAGATTTAGGGGTAAGTGATTATGAATTTGGAGTTTTAAATTCAATAATAATGATGGCAGCTTTTTTTGCACCAATTTTATGTAAGATTGTTTCAAAAAAATTTAAATTAGGGAAAATATTATTTTTAGATATATTTATTGTATCATTAATGTATTTTGTAGTAGCCTTTATTTGCAGTAAAAGGTATTTAGGATTATTTAGTACAAATTCTATTCCATATATAAGTTTAGTAGTGGTAGGATTTATATTAATACTAGTAGTTTCTACGGGAAATTTAGCTTTAAATGTTATTATACAAAAAGAAACACCAATATTATATTTAGGACGTATTAACTCTGTTTTAAACACAAGCTTAATGGCTGCAATACCAATTGGACAAATGATATTTGGTGTTTTATTTGATAAATATCCAAGTTCTATATGTGTTATTATTTCGGCTGTTATATTATTTATAACTGTGAATTTATTTAAACGCTCATTATTTGAGGATGAGAGTTAG
- a CDS encoding DUF1858 domain-containing protein, with amino-acid sequence MINKDMTVGEIIRIKEDAAEILMGFGMGCIGCPSAQSESLEDAANVHGLNLEDLLKALN; translated from the coding sequence ATGATAAATAAAGATATGACAGTAGGAGAAATAATAAGAATTAAGGAAGATGCAGCAGAGATTTTAATGGGTTTTGGAATGGGATGTATCGGATGTCCATCAGCTCAATCCGAAAGTCTTGAAGATGCAGCAAATGTACATGGATTAAATTTAGAAGATTTATTGAAGGCGCTTAACTAA
- a CDS encoding NAD(P)/FAD-dependent oxidoreductase, with protein sequence MDYGNLQKIRDGKRTYSITPHIPGGFVTIETMQKIIDVAKKYKGVLKITSGQRILITNLEKEDLPKIWEELGMEPAVKSANSVKNVEMCPAGFCKRQKYNTIGIGMKLSKKYTWMEMPCRTKIGVAGCRNACGSVYSKDVGIIADKTGLIVCAGGSAGYNPRLADIIVKDVNEEEALKIVDNIFDYYKENAEAGEKLGFFIDRIGLEEFKKEVLI encoded by the coding sequence ATGGATTACGGAAATCTTCAAAAAATAAGAGATGGAAAAAGAACATATAGTATAACTCCACATATACCAGGTGGATTTGTAACTATAGAAACAATGCAAAAAATAATAGATGTAGCAAAAAAATATAAAGGCGTATTAAAAATTACGTCAGGTCAAAGAATATTAATAACTAATTTAGAAAAAGAGGATTTGCCTAAAATATGGGAAGAACTTGGTATGGAACCTGCCGTAAAAAGTGCTAATTCTGTTAAAAATGTAGAGATGTGTCCAGCAGGATTTTGTAAAAGACAAAAATATAATACTATTGGGATAGGAATGAAGCTTTCTAAGAAATATACTTGGATGGAAATGCCATGTAGGACTAAAATTGGAGTTGCAGGATGTAGAAATGCTTGTGGAAGTGTGTATAGCAAAGATGTTGGAATAATTGCAGACAAAACAGGGCTTATAGTATGTGCAGGAGGTTCAGCTGGATATAATCCAAGACTTGCAGATATTATTGTTAAAGATGTAAATGAAGAGGAAGCATTAAAAATAGTGGATAATATATTTGATTATTATAAAGAGAATGCTGAAGCAGGAGAAAAATTAGGATTTTTTATAGATAGAATAGGTTTAGAAGAATTTAAAAAAGAAGTTCTTATTTAA
- a CDS encoding polysaccharide deacetylase family protein: protein MKNNWKYLKYFLLIIINILLVISIFEQNFRSISTGANLDITNVNANEESGKNDKKIIYLTFDDGPSDKVTEKVLDVLKEKDVKATFFLIGSQIEGKEDIVKRINDEGHGIGLHTYTHKYKCIYCNEDNFIKEMIECRDEINKAIGISPNIIRFPGGSYKHLSKSYLKRLHDNDFKIYDWNLDNQDGLNPKAPPYKLYKKATNNNKNLPQIILLMHCTDMHKNTCKALPEIIDFYKSQGYEFKIIEEDTPEMYFKIRKNY from the coding sequence GTGAAAAATAATTGGAAGTATCTGAAGTATTTTTTGTTAATTATAATAAATATACTTCTTGTTATTTCTATATTTGAACAAAATTTTAGAAGTATTTCAACAGGAGCTAATTTAGATATTACAAATGTTAATGCAAATGAGGAAAGTGGTAAGAATGACAAGAAAATAATATATCTTACTTTTGATGATGGTCCAAGTGATAAAGTGACAGAAAAGGTTTTGGATGTTTTAAAAGAAAAAGATGTTAAAGCAACTTTCTTTTTAATTGGAAGTCAAATTGAAGGAAAAGAAGATATTGTAAAAAGAATTAACGATGAAGGGCATGGCATAGGACTTCATACATATACTCATAAATATAAGTGTATTTATTGTAATGAAGATAATTTTATAAAAGAAATGATTGAGTGTCGAGATGAAATAAATAAGGCTATAGGGATTTCGCCTAATATAATTAGATTTCCAGGAGGAAGTTACAAACATTTAAGTAAAAGTTATTTAAAAAGATTACACGATAACGATTTTAAAATATATGATTGGAATTTAGATAATCAAGATGGTTTAAATCCTAAAGCGCCACCCTATAAATTATACAAAAAAGCTACAAATAATAACAAGAATTTACCACAAATAATATTACTTATGCATTGCACTGATATGCATAAAAATACATGTAAAGCTTTACCGGAGATAATAGATTTTTATAAATCACAGGGATATGAATTTAAAATAATTGAAGAGGATACTCCAGAAATGTATTTTAAAATAAGAAAGAATTATTAA
- a CDS encoding methyl-accepting chemotaxis protein → MKHKKGNFWSMKNKLISSLMSICLIPLIIFSLITYFKSAGIVEKNFKRSSQEILNQVSSRLDNYFIAIKNPINLLSENSNFKDIYKDINNETVVRSQLQKLESLDKDILGVYFGTESGKFINYPEQAMSSDYNHKIRPWYKSAVDKKGEVIITDVYIDATTGKLVVTLAKAVENEGNVIGVIGADLSLDGLTESISSTVIGQTGYIYIATKEGNMVIHKNKDYINTDIITKQSYWDEAKNKSEGIVKYTFEGQDKLAVYKDNDITGWKIFSGLNATEITKDTNAIIKVMGLIMLIVLVISIAVALFISKGILKNLNKLKEGFSKAAKGDLSTDIEINSKDEFEEIGEYFNYMINNISNLISNVKKSSNIALQTSSQLASMSEETSASLGEASNAVNEIAQGGTRQAQNALNCVDNMEDLSNRLNNVSNSTMELSNTSDSTKNLSVDGIDMVKTLIEKSMRSKEASIQVGEIVIDVNENMEKINKISETIASITEQTNLLSLNASIEAARAGEAGKGFAIVAEEIRKLADESSKSTEEIKKIIGEIKDKSNIAVNAIEDTKDIVEEQEVAVSKTEKIFNSITNQVMNLIEKIKEIEEDTIDISGRKDAVLTEIEEISSISEETASASEEVSAATQEITGSMAEFTKCADELQNTVEELETEIGKFKIKQQ, encoded by the coding sequence ATGAAGCATAAGAAAGGAAATTTCTGGAGCATGAAGAATAAGTTAATTTCTAGTTTAATGAGTATATGTTTGATACCACTTATTATATTTAGTTTGATAACTTATTTTAAGTCAGCAGGAATAGTTGAAAAAAATTTCAAAAGGTCAAGTCAGGAAATTTTGAATCAGGTAAGTAGTAGATTAGATAATTATTTTATTGCTATTAAAAATCCTATAAATTTATTGAGTGAAAATTCTAATTTTAAAGATATATATAAAGATATTAATAATGAGACAGTAGTTAGATCGCAACTTCAGAAACTAGAAAGTTTAGATAAAGATATATTAGGAGTATATTTTGGAACTGAATCAGGTAAATTTATTAATTATCCTGAACAAGCTATGAGTAGTGATTATAATCATAAAATAAGACCTTGGTATAAATCAGCAGTAGATAAAAAAGGTGAAGTCATTATAACAGACGTTTATATAGATGCAACTACAGGAAAACTAGTGGTAACCTTAGCTAAGGCAGTGGAAAATGAAGGGAATGTAATAGGGGTTATAGGAGCGGATTTATCTTTAGATGGTTTAACTGAAAGTATATCTTCAACAGTAATTGGACAAACTGGATACATATATATCGCTACTAAAGAAGGAAATATGGTAATTCATAAAAATAAAGATTATATAAATACAGACATAATAACTAAACAAAGTTATTGGGATGAAGCAAAAAACAAAAGTGAAGGTATAGTTAAATATACATTTGAAGGTCAGGATAAGTTAGCAGTATATAAAGATAATGATATAACTGGATGGAAAATATTTTCTGGATTAAATGCAACAGAAATAACAAAAGATACAAATGCTATAATAAAAGTAATGGGATTAATTATGTTAATAGTTTTAGTTATATCAATAGCAGTAGCACTTTTTATTAGTAAAGGAATACTTAAAAATTTAAATAAATTAAAAGAAGGTTTTTCAAAAGCTGCAAAGGGAGATCTTAGCACTGATATAGAAATTAACTCAAAAGATGAATTTGAAGAAATTGGTGAATATTTTAATTATATGATAAATAACATTTCAAATCTTATTAGTAATGTTAAAAAATCTTCTAATATAGCATTACAAACTTCAAGCCAATTAGCATCTATGTCAGAAGAAACTAGTGCATCTTTAGGTGAGGCTTCAAATGCAGTTAACGAAATAGCACAAGGTGGCACAAGACAAGCACAAAATGCTTTAAATTGTGTAGATAATATGGAAGATTTATCTAATAGGTTAAATAATGTTTCCAATTCAACTATGGAACTTTCAAATACATCTGATAGTACTAAAAATTTAAGTGTTGATGGAATTGATATGGTCAAAACTCTTATAGAAAAGTCTATGAGAAGTAAAGAGGCATCTATTCAAGTAGGGGAAATTGTTATAGATGTTAATGAGAATATGGAAAAGATAAATAAAATATCTGAAACAATCGCAAGTATAACAGAACAAACTAACCTATTATCTTTAAATGCTTCTATAGAGGCTGCAAGAGCAGGGGAAGCAGGAAAAGGATTTGCAATCGTTGCTGAAGAAATTAGAAAATTAGCTGATGAATCAAGTAAATCAACAGAGGAAATAAAAAAGATAATAGGAGAAATAAAAGATAAATCTAATATAGCAGTTAATGCTATTGAGGATACGAAAGATATTGTTGAGGAACAAGAAGTAGCAGTTTCTAAGACAGAAAAAATATTTAATAGTATAACAAATCAAGTAATGAATTTAATAGAAAAAATTAAAGAAATAGAAGAAGATACAATAGATATAAGTGGAAGAAAAGATGCTGTATTAACTGAGATTGAAGAAATATCAAGTATATCTGAAGAAACAGCATCTGCTAGTGAAGAAGTTTCAGCAGCTACACAAGAAATAACAGGTTCTATGGCTGAATTTACTAAATGTGCAGATGAACTTCAAAATACAGTTGAGGAATTAGAAACTGAAATAGGAAAATTTAAAATTAAACAACAGTAG
- a CDS encoding methyl-accepting chemotaxis protein, which yields MKKLKFKSIKHELLLCFISLIVITCTCLALISMYISKKSVISTVNTILPEISKQASISIENEINTHIKVLENLSNNEKIKNQSISMEDKLNLLSEVSKKNEYLRMFIVDINGNGLNTNNEALNISDRDYFKKAMQGISSVSDPIVSKADNSLIVVYSVPIKNNDSTVGVLTAIRDGNELSSYTDDIKFGKTGNSYMLNKEGTVIAHNNKDLVFNKDNDFENIKTDPSLESIVKIEKKMVEGKIGSGEYSYKGKNKYISYSPVKSTGWSIAIVVEKDEILNQLNVLKLVIGITLVIFILLSSFIVLLISSSITKPIKLSMKQLKSVSEGDLTLDISKKLLYRTDEIGEMAKAIDTMKTSMISMIYNIKSSSSSIDTQSNTLLSLSNEMSTSSKNISVATNDVAKGTVDQAQDLVDITAILQNFSSKLDEMVKIINNIGSHASNIKSKAYSSNTDMETVIQSVKNVNNAFNDLIIKIQSVGSNVTKINEITNLINSISEQTNLLALNAAIEAARAGESGRGFSVVADEIRKLAEQSKESSLSISKLISEISVDTNLMVNTTDTMKNELKVQENNIYTAMKSFETITTAVDDIEPKIQLANNSVNDLNVNKENILVKIETSSSVAEEVSASSEEIASSTEEMNNSTNELSNSIELLNNMSDEMIKNVNKFKI from the coding sequence ATGAAGAAACTAAAGTTTAAGAGTATAAAACATGAATTATTACTATGTTTTATCTCACTAATTGTAATTACTTGTACATGTTTAGCCTTAATTTCTATGTACATATCAAAGAAATCTGTAATTTCAACTGTTAATACTATCTTACCTGAGATTTCTAAACAAGCAAGCATTTCTATAGAAAATGAAATTAATACACATATTAAAGTTTTAGAGAATTTATCTAATAATGAAAAAATTAAAAATCAATCTATATCAATGGAAGACAAGTTAAATTTACTTTCAGAAGTTTCGAAAAAAAATGAATATTTAAGAATGTTTATTGTCGATATTAATGGTAATGGATTAAATACTAACAATGAGGCTTTAAATATATCTGATAGAGACTACTTTAAAAAGGCAATGCAAGGCATTAGTTCTGTGTCTGATCCTATAGTAAGTAAAGCTGATAATAGTTTAATAGTTGTGTATAGTGTTCCTATAAAAAATAATGATTCTACCGTTGGAGTTTTAACTGCTATTAGAGATGGTAATGAATTAAGCAGTTATACTGATGATATTAAATTTGGAAAAACAGGTAACTCCTATATGCTTAATAAAGAAGGAACTGTAATTGCACATAACAATAAAGATTTAGTATTTAATAAAGATAATGATTTTGAAAATATAAAGACTGATCCTTCATTAGAATCTATAGTTAAAATAGAGAAAAAAATGGTTGAAGGTAAAATCGGCTCTGGAGAATATTCTTATAAAGGTAAAAATAAATATATTAGCTATTCTCCTGTTAAAAGTACAGGTTGGTCTATAGCTATAGTAGTTGAAAAAGATGAGATTTTAAATCAACTAAATGTTTTAAAATTAGTTATTGGAATAACATTAGTTATATTTATTTTATTAAGTAGCTTTATAGTACTACTTATATCATCTTCAATTACAAAACCTATAAAACTATCTATGAAACAATTAAAATCTGTATCTGAAGGTGATTTAACATTAGATATTTCTAAAAAACTTTTATATAGAACTGATGAAATAGGAGAAATGGCAAAAGCTATAGATACTATGAAAACTTCTATGATTAGCATGATTTATAATATAAAGTCAAGTTCTTCTAGTATAGATACTCAAAGTAATACTTTATTATCACTATCTAATGAAATGTCTACTTCAAGTAAAAATATTTCAGTAGCTACTAATGATGTTGCTAAGGGAACTGTAGATCAAGCTCAAGATTTAGTTGATATTACTGCTATATTACAAAACTTTAGTTCTAAATTGGATGAGATGGTTAAAATAATAAATAATATAGGCTCACATGCAAGCAATATAAAATCAAAAGCTTATTCTAGCAATACAGATATGGAAACTGTTATTCAATCTGTAAAAAATGTTAATAATGCATTTAATGACCTAATTATAAAAATACAAAGTGTTGGTTCTAATGTTACAAAAATAAATGAGATAACTAATTTAATAAATAGTATATCTGAACAAACTAATCTTCTAGCATTAAATGCAGCTATTGAAGCAGCAAGAGCTGGTGAGTCTGGCAGAGGTTTTTCTGTTGTAGCAGATGAAATAAGAAAACTTGCTGAACAAAGTAAAGAATCTTCATTAAGTATTTCTAAATTAATATCAGAAATTTCTGTAGATACAAATCTTATGGTAAATACTACTGATACTATGAAAAATGAGCTTAAAGTTCAAGAAAATAATATATATACGGCAATGAAATCTTTTGAAACAATTACAACTGCTGTTGATGATATAGAACCTAAAATTCAATTAGCTAATAATTCTGTTAATGATTTAAATGTAAATAAGGAGAATATTTTAGTTAAAATAGAAACATCATCTTCAGTTGCTGAAGAAGTTTCTGCATCATCGGAAGAAATAGCATCATCAACTGAAGAAATGAATAATTCAACTAACGAATTATCAAATTCTATAGAATTATTAAATAATATGAGTGATGAAATGATTAAGAATGTAAATAAATTTAAAATATAA
- the rbsK gene encoding ribokinase, which yields MNRICVLGSMNMDLVMKIKDMPKSGETILSKSYEKIPGGKGANQAVAAKRSGAYVSMIAKIGQDDYGRTLRDELRKDDINIDYVFEDESNATGTAIIMVTDSGNNSIIVNSGSNMSISETEIDLTLERIKESDILIAQFETTVEMSLRAFKNAKENRKITILNPAPAKKIDDGLLKVTDIIVPNETEAEALTGVTVENIKDAKKAAKAFMDKGVKFVIITMGSKGAAVIGKDFCELVPAYKVNAIDTTAAGDSFIGGLSTKLNPNEITKENILKAVKFGNMVSSIAVQREGAQPSIPYKEEVIKVYGEE from the coding sequence ATGAATAGGATATGTGTACTTGGAAGTATGAATATGGATTTAGTTATGAAAATAAAAGATATGCCTAAATCAGGAGAAACTATATTATCTAAATCATATGAAAAAATACCAGGTGGTAAAGGAGCTAATCAAGCGGTAGCAGCAAAGAGAAGTGGTGCATATGTTTCAATGATAGCTAAAATAGGACAAGATGATTATGGTAGGACATTAAGAGATGAATTAAGAAAAGATGATATAAATATAGATTATGTTTTTGAAGATGAATCTAATGCAACAGGAACGGCAATTATAATGGTAACTGATAGTGGTAATAACTCAATCATTGTTAATTCAGGTTCAAACATGAGTATTAGTGAAACAGAAATAGATTTAACATTAGAAAGAATAAAAGAAAGTGATATTTTAATTGCACAATTTGAAACAACAGTGGAAATGTCTTTAAGAGCATTTAAAAATGCAAAAGAAAATAGAAAAATAACAATATTAAATCCAGCACCAGCAAAAAAAATAGATGATGGACTTTTAAAAGTTACAGATATTATAGTTCCAAATGAAACAGAAGCAGAGGCTTTAACCGGAGTAACAGTTGAAAACATAAAAGATGCTAAAAAAGCTGCAAAAGCTTTTATGGACAAGGGTGTTAAGTTTGTAATAATAACAATGGGTTCAAAAGGTGCAGCTGTAATAGGAAAAGATTTTTGTGAGTTAGTCCCAGCATATAAAGTAAATGCAATAGATACTACAGCAGCAGGTGATAGTTTTATAGGTGGATTAAGCACAAAATTAAATCCAAATGAAATAACTAAAGAAAATATACTTAAAGCAGTTAAGTTTGGTAATATGGTATCTTCAATAGCAGTACAAAGAGAAGGTGCTCAACCATCAATACCATACAAAGAAGAAGTAATTAAAGTTTACGGAGAGGAATAA
- the rbsD gene encoding D-ribose pyranase — MRKTILLNSNLSSVISKMGHTDMIAIGDCGLPIPDESERIDLALVKGIPTFMETLKATLLELQVEEVILAKETEAISKELYNEIKEVIGNVKISLVTHEELKVKLKSCKAVVRTGEQTPYANIILKSGVVF; from the coding sequence ATGAGAAAAACAATATTATTAAATAGTAATTTAAGTTCAGTAATTTCAAAAATGGGTCACACAGACATGATAGCAATAGGAGATTGTGGTCTGCCAATACCAGATGAGAGTGAAAGAATAGATTTAGCTTTAGTAAAAGGTATACCAACATTTATGGAAACTTTAAAGGCAACATTATTAGAATTACAAGTAGAAGAAGTAATTTTAGCTAAAGAAACAGAAGCAATTAGTAAAGAACTTTATAATGAGATAAAAGAAGTAATAGGAAATGTTAAGATATCACTTGTTACACATGAAGAGTTGAAGGTAAAATTAAAATCTTGTAAAGCAGTAGTTAGAACAGGTGAACAAACTCCATATGCCAATATAATATTAAAGTCAGGAGTAGTATTTTAA